One genomic segment of Stigmatopora argus isolate UIUO_Sarg chromosome 1, RoL_Sarg_1.0, whole genome shotgun sequence includes these proteins:
- the LOC144079430 gene encoding sodium/potassium-transporting ATPase subunit beta-1-interacting protein 3-like isoform X2, protein MGCCSGRCTLIFICTLQLVLALERQVFDFLSYQWAPILANFFHIIIVILGLFGTIQYRPRYIVVYTVWAAVWVAWNVFIICFYLDVGGLSKDSDLLTFNISAHHSWWSEHGPGCVRREMPQREGVHTTESHSYITVMGCLMEYQYIEVMHSGTQILAALVGFVYACYVVSVITDEEDSCLRK, encoded by the exons GTCTTGGCTCTAGAACGGCAGGTCTTTGACTTTCTGAGTTACCAGTGGGCCCCAATCCTAGCCAACTTCTTCCACATCATTATTGTCATACTTGGCCTCTTTGGGACCATTCAGTACCGTCCGCGCTACATTGTGGTG TACACGGTTTGGGCGGCAGTCTGGGTGGCGTGGAACGTCTTCATTATTTGCTTTTATCTGGATGTTGGCGGCCTTTCTAAG GACAGTGACCTGCTGACATTTAACATCTCCGCTCATCATTCATGGTGGAGCGAacacgggcctggatgtgtgaGAAGAGAAATGCCACAACGTGAAGGGGTCCACACTACTGAAAGCCACTCTTATATCACTGTCATGGGCTGTCTCATGGAATACCAATACATTGAGGTCATGCACAGTGGGACACAGATACTAGCTGCT CTTGTGGGCTTTGTGTATGCCTGTTACGTTGTCAGCGTCATCACAGACGAGGAGGACAGCT GTCTACGTAAATAG
- the LOC144079430 gene encoding sodium/potassium-transporting ATPase subunit beta-1-interacting protein 4-like isoform X1 gives MGCCSGRCTLIFICTLQLVLALERQVFDFLSYQWAPILANFFHIIIVILGLFGTIQYRPRYIVVYTVWAAVWVAWNVFIICFYLDVGGLSKDSDLLTFNISAHHSWWSEHGPGCVRREMPQREGVHTTESHSYITVMGCLMEYQYIEVMHSGTQILAALVGFVYACYVVSVITDEEDSFDFIGGFEPFPLYHVNEKTSHLLLMPVSLST, from the exons GTCTTGGCTCTAGAACGGCAGGTCTTTGACTTTCTGAGTTACCAGTGGGCCCCAATCCTAGCCAACTTCTTCCACATCATTATTGTCATACTTGGCCTCTTTGGGACCATTCAGTACCGTCCGCGCTACATTGTGGTG TACACGGTTTGGGCGGCAGTCTGGGTGGCGTGGAACGTCTTCATTATTTGCTTTTATCTGGATGTTGGCGGCCTTTCTAAG GACAGTGACCTGCTGACATTTAACATCTCCGCTCATCATTCATGGTGGAGCGAacacgggcctggatgtgtgaGAAGAGAAATGCCACAACGTGAAGGGGTCCACACTACTGAAAGCCACTCTTATATCACTGTCATGGGCTGTCTCATGGAATACCAATACATTGAGGTCATGCACAGTGGGACACAGATACTAGCTGCT CTTGTGGGCTTTGTGTATGCCTGTTACGTTGTCAGCGTCATCACAGACGAGGAGGACAGCT ttgattTTATTGGTGGATTTGAGCCATTCCCACTCTACCATGTCAATGAGAAAACATCTCATCTCCTCCTAATGCCAGTCTCCTT GTCTACGTAA